The genomic region TGGCGAACGAGTGGATTAATAAGTGTCAGGAGGAGAAGAATCCGGGCAGGAAGCGGGAGTATTTCAACAAGGCGGTGTACCACCTGCGCCGCTCGACGGAGATTTACCCGAATTTCGGTGAAGCGTACTTTTCACTGGCCTACGCCTACCAGAAGCTGATTCCGAACCGGGATTCGGCCATTTATTTCTACAAACAGACCATCCGGACCTCTTCGGCCTATGCTCCGGCCTACAACAATCTGGGCGTGATGTACCAGGAAGCCCGCCGTTACCATCTGGCGTCGCATTATTTCTTCCTGTCCACGCAGGTCAACCCGGCTTATCAGGACGGCCGAAACAACTACGAGAACCTCAAAAAACAGCTGAAACTCGACGTCCAGATCCTGCCCGACAGCCTGAAAGCCGAAGGCGTCCAGGCGATCATGGGCATGCCGTCCGGGCCGCTGGTGCAGCTTCCCAAGTTTTAAATGACTGAATGGCTAAATGACTGAATGACTGATTGGCTTCGCAAATTCTACCTCGGCGAAGCTAATCAGTCATTCAGTCATTTAGCCATTCAGTCATTCCTTACTTCGCATACGCGACCGACCGCATCTCCCGGATGACCGTTACTTTGATCTGGCCGGGGTACTGCATTTCTTTTTCGATCTTCTGCGAGATGTCAAACGAGAGCGTGTTCGCTTTTTCGTCCGTTACGCTGTCGGCATCGACCATCACGCGGAGTTCGCGACCGGCCTGGATGGCGTAGCACTTGGTTACACCGGGGAAGCTGGTGGCAAGGTCTTCGAGTTCCTTCAGGCGCTTGATGTACGACTCCATCATCTCGCGCCGGGCGCCCGGTCGTGAACCGGAAATGGCGTCACAAACCTGCACCAGCGGCGAAATCATGGTCGTCATCTCGATCTCGTCGTGGTGCGCGCCGATGGCGTTGCAGACGTCCGGATGCTCCTTGTATTTCTTGGCGAGTTCCATCCCGAGAATGGCGTGCGGCAGTTCGGCCTCTTCGTGCCATACCTTACCGATGTCGTGCAGCAGACCGGCACGTTTGGCCATTTTGGCGTTCAGACCCAGTTCGGCAGCCATCGTGGCGCAGAGCTTGGCTACTTCGCGGGAGTGCTGGAGCAGGTTTTGCCCGTAGGACGAACGAAAACGCATGCGGCCGACCATCTTGATCAGTTCGGGATGCAGTCCGTGGATACCCAGGTCGATCACCGTCCGTTCACCGATTTCCACGATTTCGTCCTCGATGTTCTTGCGGGTTTTGGCGACCACTTCTTCGATCCGGGCAGGGTGAATCCGGCCATCCTGAACGAGGCGGTGCAGCGACAGGCGCGCGATCTCGCGGCGAACGGGGTCAAAACCCGAAATGATGATGGCTTCCGGCGTATCGTCCACGATGATTTCAACGCCCGTAGCAGCTTCCAGCGCCCGGATGTTCCGGCCTTCGCGACCGATGACCTTCCCTTTGATGTCGTCCGATTCAATGTTGAACACCGATACGCAGTTTTCGATGGCGTGTTCGGCGGCCGTCCGCTGGATGGTTTCGATAACGACTTTTTTGGCTTCCTTGGTCGCGGTCAGCTTCGCCTCTTCGACGATGCTCTTCACGTAGGAGGAGGCGCGGGATTCGGCTTCGGCTTTCAGGGCGTCCACAAGCTGTTCACGGGCCTGGTCGGCGGTCAGACTGGCGATTTTTTCCAGCGCTTCCACCTGTTGCTGGCGCATGCGCTCGGCTTCTTCGCGGCGTCGGCCAATCGAATCCTGCTGTTGCTGTAGTTGTTGCTTCAGTTGGTCGAGTTCCTGTTCACGGCGCTTCTGCTGGTCGCCCATCTGCTGAAGCTGCTGTTCCCGTTGTTTAAGCTTGTTTTCGTTCGTAATCAGGATATTCTTCTTCTTGTTGGCCTCTTCTTCAAACTCCATCTTGAGTTTGAGATATTTCTCCTTGGCCTCCAGAATCCGGTCTTTTTTAATTGTCTCGGCCGACTGTTCTGCATTTTTTATGATTTCAGCCGCCCGGGCTTCCGCTTCCTGCTCGCGCTTGGTGAACAGGCGGCCCAGAAGCTTTCTGCCAATATAAATGCCGACCCCCAGGGCCAGCAGGTCAGACAGAAGCATGACCCAAAAATTTGCCTCCATTTCCTTATTCGTTTGTGTGAAACATAGGGTTACCACAGACGAATCGAATGCCGACCGTGAAGCGTCAATGCGGCAGAACCGGGCTTACCAGCCGGTCCACCCGCGTCAGGCGTTCTGCTACCATTTTCTGTAATTCATTGGCATAGTCCTCTCCCTTTAGCCGGGCGACCACACTCTCCAGAGCAACCAGCGACAAGATGGAATGGTCTTCGTGCCAGCCGTTTTCGCGGTGTATTTTCATGCGTTCGTTGACAATCCGGGCGGCTTCGCGGAGGTAAAATTCTTCCTCCGCCGGTACCCTGACCGGATATTCACGCCCCGCAATGCGAATGGTTATGGAAAGCGGTTCACCCATTATACTTTGGCTATTGGTGTCAGGAAGCCCGCAGTCCCCTAGTGCGGTTCTCAAGGCGTCCGTTATTCCGACAGCTAAGCGGCGGATTGAAATGATAATCCGTTGCCCGGCTGTTGTTTATGTCAAATTACCCAGGTAGGCAATACACCGGTCGATTTCGTCGATGTATACCGTCAATTGTTGCTTCAACTCGGCAATCGTCGCTGTGTCGTTACGATTGTCACTTACAATTTTACTAAAATTTGTTGATTTTGAAAAAGATGACGGAATTGCCGCCGCTTTTTCCACTTTTTTCTGCAATTGGCGAATTTCCTGCTGCTGTTGCTGCAGGGTATTGTTCAGCCGTTCGTTCTCCGCCTGGAGCTGGCCCATGACACTCCGGGCAGCCTGCAGTTCACCCACCAGCCGGGCAATTTTATTTTCCAGAAAATCAAACTGGGAAAAAATCGGGTAGTTGCCTGGTCCCATGGTTGTACGGCGGATTAACGTGCGTCGGGTTAAAATTGGTTTATGGTTTAGGGTTTATAGTCTATGGTTTATAGTTGCTCTGCCAATCCGGGCTATGGCGAAGCAACTATAAATCTTAAACCCTAAACTATAAATCCTAAACTACTTCCTGATTACAGCGCCCAGTTCCCGCTCAAAAGTCGCCATCAACCGCTGCATCGTCTTATCGATAACCGCATCGTTGAGGGTTTGGTTGGGATCCTGCAGAATAAAGCTTACGGAGTACGATTTCTTATCCTGCCCCAGATTCTCGCCTTCGTACACGTCGAAAACGTTGATGTCGCGCAGGAGTTTCCGCTCCGCCTGACGGGCCAGACGCGAAATCTGGTCGTAGGTCACGGTCTTGTCCAGCACCAGCGACAGGTCGCGGCGCACTTCCGGGAAACGCGGCACCTCGGCAAAGACGACCTTGCTGCTGTACTGTTTCACCAGATATTCCCAGTCGAAATCGGCGTAAAACACGGGCTGCTTGAGGTCCACGAGTTTGGCCAGCGACGGCTTCACGAGGCCCAGGGTCACGACCGGTTTTTTGTTGAGCCGGTACGTCAGGCCGTACTGGAACAGGGCCGGGTCGGCGGGTTCTGAATCCGTTACGGTGAGCCGCAGCGAGGTCAGCACTTTCTGCACCGCCGCCGCCAGATCGTGGTACTGCACCGGACGCCCCTTCGTCGCCCAGCTTTCGCTCTGGTCGTTGCCGACCATCCACATACCCAGCCGCCGTTTTTCGACGTACTTTTCTCCGGCCTGGGAGTAAATCTTTCCAAATTCAAAAATCTTCAGGTCTTTCTGACGACGGTTGAGGTTGTAAACCAGCGTTTCCAGCCCCGAGAACAGCAGCGTCTGCCGCAGCACCGACAGGTCTTCGCTCAGCGGATTCAGCAGCGTCACGTCCGCATTCGGCAGCGTCGCCCGAATGGCTTCGTTCAGAGCCGGGCGCGTCATCGAATTGGTCATCGTTTCAAAAAAACCGTTGGCCGCCAGAACCTGGCTGATGCGGAACTGCAGCGCATCTGGATCGGTCTCGGGAAAATCCGACAGAAAATCGGCCCGCAGCGAGTCCGACAGCGGCACATTGTCCACGCCGTAGATGCGCAGAATTTCTTCCACTACATCGGCCTCCCGTTCCACATCCACGCGGTAGGGCGGCACCAGCGCCGTAAATCCTTCGTCCGTCGCGTCCGCCAGCCGGATATCCAGACTTTCGAGGATGCGCCGGATTTCGGCCCGGTCGAGCGTGAGGCCGATCAGCCGGTCGATGTTCCGGTAACGCACCGGCACCGGCCGGTCGGCCACGGGGCTGGGGTACAGGTCCACCACCTCGGAGCTGACCGCGCCGCCCGCCACTTCCTGAATCAGCAGCGCCGCCCGTTGCAGGGCATACACCGGCAGATTCGGGTCCGTGCCCCGCTCAAAACGGAACGAGGCGTCGGTCTTCAGACCGTGCTTCTGCGACGTTTTCCGAATCCAGGCCGGATGAAAATAGGCGGATTCGAGGAAAATGGCCGTGGTGCTTTCCGAAACGCCCGACGTCTTTCCGCCGAAAACGCCCGCAATGCACATCGGCTCGTCGGCGTTGCAAATCATCAGGTCCGAAGCCAGCAGCTTCCGCTCCACGCCGTCGAGGGTGACGAACGGCGTTCCTTCCGCCACCGTTTTGACGATGACCTGTCCGCCCGCGATGGCCGCCGCGTCGAAGGCGTGCAGCGGCTGACCGAGTTCGTGCTGCACGTAGTTAGTGATGTCCACCACGTTGTTGATCGGCGCCAGTCCGATGGCCTGCAGCCGTTTCTTGAGCCAGTCGGGCGATTCGGCGACCTTCAGGCCGGAGATCGTCAGACCGGCGTAACGCGGGCAGGCTTCCGGATTTTCGACGCGCACCTCCAGGGTCAGGTCGGTATTCGCCACCAAAAAAGCCTCCACCGACGGGCGGCGGACCTCCCGGTTCAGAACGGCTCTCAGGTCGCGGGCGACGCCCAGGTGCGAAGCGGCGTCGGCCCGGTTGGGCGTCAGGCCGATTTCAATGGTAAAGTCATCTTCCAGGCCAAAATAGGCCGCCGCCGGCGTACCGTTGGGCAGTTGAGCGACCGGACCGTTCGGGTCCAGCACGATAATGCCCGCATGGGAGGTTCCCAAGCCGATTTCGTCTTCGGCGCAGATCATGCCTTCCGAAGCCGCCCCGCGGATTTTGGCCTTTTTGATGACGAACGGCTCCCCGCCCGTCGGGTACAGGGTAGCTCCGACCAGCGCCACGACCACCTTTTGTCCGGCGGCTACGTTCGGCGCGCCGCAGACGATGTTCAGCGGCTGGCTCTGTCCGGCGTCTACGGTGGTAATGCTCAGTTTATCGGCGTCGGGGTGTTTTTCGCAGGTCAGTACTTCTCCAATGACTACGCCTTTCAGCCCGCCCGGAACGGCTTCTACGGGTTCAATTCCTTCTACTTCCAGGCCAGTGCCGGTCAGCACCCGGCCAATTTCTTCGGGTGATTCCGGCAGGTCAATCAGCTGCTGCAGCCATTTATACGAAATCTTCATAAAGCAATCTACCTATAATCTCTTTGCTGGGTAAGCAATTGGGTTAAAACACAAAGATAGGGGAAAATAAGTCGGTAATAAGTCGTAAGTCGGTAAGCGGTCCGCCGCTGCGGTCGTAAGTCGCTCCGCCGGTTTCCGATTGAGGCGAAGCCGCTTACGACCGCAGCGGCGGACCGCTTATCGACTTACGACTTGTTGCAGACTTACGACTTACCGACTTACTACTTGTTACCGACCGCCCCCGAGCTTCTCTCCTGCTTTCACGGCGACCGGAAGGGTGTTCTCTTTCGGCGGCAGCGGGCAGGCGTACTCGTGGTTAAAGGCGCAATAAGGGTGGTAAGCCGTGTTGAAATCGACTACCAGCCGGTTTTCCTTTACTTCGTCCTCTTCAAAGTCGATGTAGCGGCCCCCTCCGTAAGTTTCCTTTCCATTGGTCAGGTCCTTAAAGAGTAGAGACAGCGTCGTGCCGTGTTTCAGAAGAAGCACCCGGCAGACTTCGCCCTGCAGACTGAATACGGCATGGGCATATTTGGTATACACATCTTCCGAGCCGTCGCTCATCGGAATGACCAGTCGCTGGGATTTGTCGGCAAAAGGTTCAATCCGGGCGGTGACCCGGTAGGCGGGGTCGGGGTCAAAATAAGAAAGCCCTTTAAACGCTTTCCTGTCCGTAATGGGTGATTCGGCGCTGGTTTGGTAAAAATCGTCCTTTTCTTTCCGCTTCCGGGCCAGTTCCTGCCGGTACGCTTCGGGGTCCGATACATCCGAAGAATTACCGCACGATGTCCCAAAAAAGCAGAAAAAATTTACCAAAAGAAAAAGTGAGCTGTTGGACCACAGCAATCGGGCAAAGAATTTACTTTTCATTTAATTACCAACGGGTTACAGAACCCGACAAGCGTTTCCTGCCGGGTCGTTTCCGGGCGGGTTTGAGGCCCGGAACTGGTTGAAGTGGCCTATTTGTATAGTTCTAACTTTAGCAACAGGGAAAAATATTAGTAACTTTCCCTATAATTTTCGGCGTTTTCATCCGCAGGAAGAACATTCCCTAAATATGGCTCAGCTACTCGAATTAAATACATTTTCTTCAGAATCCGGCAATCTCACCGTATTTGAAAAAATAATTCCGGGTACGATAAAACGGGTTTTCTACGTCCACGAAAACGCCGGCGAAATTGGCATCGGATACCGGCATCACAAAGCCTGGAGCGCGTTTATGTGCCTGAACGGGAGCTGCCGGATCTACGTCAACACCGGGGCGGGCGAAGAATTGTATGTTCTGGACGAGCCCCAGAAATGCCTCATTCTGGAACCGGGCGACTGGCGGAGAATCGACCGGATCGGCGAAGGGGCCGTTCTGCTGCAGCTTTCAAACGAAGTGTACGACCCCGCCGATTACATCTACGAAAAATACCAGCACGCATGATTCCATTTCTGGATTTATACCAGGTCAATGCCCCGCACCGGGCCCGCATTGAGGAGGCCATGCAGCGGGTAGTTCAGTCGGGCTGGTATATTCTGGGGAAAGAGGTGCGGCAGTTTGAAGAACAGTTTGCCGCTTATGTGGGCACCCGCCACTGCATCGGAGTCGCCAACGGCCTGGATGCCCTGACGCTGATTCTGAAAGCCTACGACTTTGCGGCCGACAGCGAGGTCATCGTGCCGGCCAACACCTACATCGCCTCCATCCTGGCCGTTACGCACGCGGGCCTGACGCCCGTGCTGGTCGAGCCCGACCTGCGGACTTACCTGATCGACCCGGCGTTGATAGAGGCCCAAATCACCCCGCGGACCAAAGCCATTCTGGTAGTACACCTCTACGGCCGCTGCTGCGACATGAAGCCCATCCGGGCGCTGGCCGACCGATACGGACTGAAAATCATTGAAGATGTGGCCCAGGCCCACGGCGCGCAGTACGAAGGCCGGATGGCCGGCAATCTGGGCGATGCGGCGGGGTTCAGTTTTTATCCCGGCAAAAACCTCGGGGCACTCGGCGACGGCGGAGGCATCACCACCAGCGACGACCAGCTCGCCGACCGCCTGCGGCACCTGCGCAACTACGGTTCCAGCATCAAGTATTTCAACGACTACATTGGCCTCAACAGCCGCCTCGACGAATTGCAGGCCGCTATCCTGTCGGCCAAACTGCCGTTTCTGGAAGCCGAAAACGAGCGCCGAAGAGGACTCGCCCGGCTTTACCTCGACGGGATTCGTCACCCGGACCTGACGCTCCCCCCGGCGGGCACGGCGGAACAGGACGCCTGGCACCTGTTTGTCGTCCGCCATCCGAAGCGCGAAACGCTGGTGGACCACCTGAACCAGAACGGCGTTCAGACCGTCATTCATTACCCCGTGCCACCGCACCAGCAGCGGGCCTACGCCGCCTGGAACGGACTTCCGTTTCCCATTACGGAGCAGATTCACCGCGAAGTGGTCAGCCTGCCGCTCAGTCCGGTGCACCGCGAAGAGGATATTCAGCGGGTCATTGCGGTGATCAACCAATGTCCCTGCGAACGTTAGCCCGTTCCTCAACGCCCACGACCCTGCCCGGCCGGAACCGAATTCATTTTTCATTATTCATTATTCATCGCTGTGCTTCTCTCCGTCGTCATCCCCGTTTACAACAGTGAAACCACGCTGCCTCCGC from Tellurirhabdus rosea harbors:
- a CDS encoding cell division protein ZapA — protein: MGEPLSITIRIAGREYPVRVPAEEEFYLREAARIVNERMKIHRENGWHEDHSILSLVALESVVARLKGEDYANELQKMVAERLTRVDRLVSPVLPH
- a CDS encoding DUF1684 domain-containing protein, giving the protein MVNFFCFFGTSCGNSSDVSDPEAYRQELARKRKEKDDFYQTSAESPITDRKAFKGLSYFDPDPAYRVTARIEPFADKSQRLVIPMSDGSEDVYTKYAHAVFSLQGEVCRVLLLKHGTTLSLLFKDLTNGKETYGGGRYIDFEEDEVKENRLVVDFNTAYHPYCAFNHEYACPLPPKENTLPVAVKAGEKLGGGR
- the pheT gene encoding phenylalanine--tRNA ligase subunit beta; this translates as MKISYKWLQQLIDLPESPEEIGRVLTGTGLEVEGIEPVEAVPGGLKGVVIGEVLTCEKHPDADKLSITTVDAGQSQPLNIVCGAPNVAAGQKVVVALVGATLYPTGGEPFVIKKAKIRGAASEGMICAEDEIGLGTSHAGIIVLDPNGPVAQLPNGTPAAAYFGLEDDFTIEIGLTPNRADAASHLGVARDLRAVLNREVRRPSVEAFLVANTDLTLEVRVENPEACPRYAGLTISGLKVAESPDWLKKRLQAIGLAPINNVVDITNYVQHELGQPLHAFDAAAIAGGQVIVKTVAEGTPFVTLDGVERKLLASDLMICNADEPMCIAGVFGGKTSGVSESTTAIFLESAYFHPAWIRKTSQKHGLKTDASFRFERGTDPNLPVYALQRAALLIQEVAGGAVSSEVVDLYPSPVADRPVPVRYRNIDRLIGLTLDRAEIRRILESLDIRLADATDEGFTALVPPYRVDVEREADVVEEILRIYGVDNVPLSDSLRADFLSDFPETDPDALQFRISQVLAANGFFETMTNSMTRPALNEAIRATLPNADVTLLNPLSEDLSVLRQTLLFSGLETLVYNLNRRQKDLKIFEFGKIYSQAGEKYVEKRRLGMWMVGNDQSESWATKGRPVQYHDLAAAVQKVLTSLRLTVTDSEPADPALFQYGLTYRLNKKPVVTLGLVKPSLAKLVDLKQPVFYADFDWEYLVKQYSSKVVFAEVPRFPEVRRDLSLVLDKTVTYDQISRLARQAERKLLRDINVFDVYEGENLGQDKKSYSVSFILQDPNQTLNDAVIDKTMQRLMATFERELGAVIRK
- the rny gene encoding ribonuclease Y, with amino-acid sequence MEANFWVMLLSDLLALGVGIYIGRKLLGRLFTKREQEAEARAAEIIKNAEQSAETIKKDRILEAKEKYLKLKMEFEEEANKKKNILITNENKLKQREQQLQQMGDQQKRREQELDQLKQQLQQQQDSIGRRREEAERMRQQQVEALEKIASLTADQAREQLVDALKAEAESRASSYVKSIVEEAKLTATKEAKKVVIETIQRTAAEHAIENCVSVFNIESDDIKGKVIGREGRNIRALEAATGVEIIVDDTPEAIIISGFDPVRREIARLSLHRLVQDGRIHPARIEEVVAKTRKNIEDEIVEIGERTVIDLGIHGLHPELIKMVGRMRFRSSYGQNLLQHSREVAKLCATMAAELGLNAKMAKRAGLLHDIGKVWHEEAELPHAILGMELAKKYKEHPDVCNAIGAHHDEIEMTTMISPLVQVCDAISGSRPGARREMMESYIKRLKELEDLATSFPGVTKCYAIQAGRELRVMVDADSVTDEKANTLSFDISQKIEKEMQYPGQIKVTVIREMRSVAYAK
- a CDS encoding DegT/DnrJ/EryC1/StrS family aminotransferase — encoded protein: MIPFLDLYQVNAPHRARIEEAMQRVVQSGWYILGKEVRQFEEQFAAYVGTRHCIGVANGLDALTLILKAYDFAADSEVIVPANTYIASILAVTHAGLTPVLVEPDLRTYLIDPALIEAQITPRTKAILVVHLYGRCCDMKPIRALADRYGLKIIEDVAQAHGAQYEGRMAGNLGDAAGFSFYPGKNLGALGDGGGITTSDDQLADRLRHLRNYGSSIKYFNDYIGLNSRLDELQAAILSAKLPFLEAENERRRGLARLYLDGIRHPDLTLPPAGTAEQDAWHLFVVRHPKRETLVDHLNQNGVQTVIHYPVPPHQQRAYAAWNGLPFPITEQIHREVVSLPLSPVHREEDIQRVIAVINQCPCER
- a CDS encoding sugar 3,4-ketoisomerase codes for the protein MAQLLELNTFSSESGNLTVFEKIIPGTIKRVFYVHENAGEIGIGYRHHKAWSAFMCLNGSCRIYVNTGAGEELYVLDEPQKCLILEPGDWRRIDRIGEGAVLLQLSNEVYDPADYIYEKYQHA